One Vigna unguiculata cultivar IT97K-499-35 chromosome 7, ASM411807v1, whole genome shotgun sequence genomic region harbors:
- the LOC114191191 gene encoding anaphase-promoting complex subunit 11-like — MVDKWHGIVSWTWDAQDETCGICRMAFDGCCPDCKLPGDDCPLIWGVCNHAFHLHCILKWVNSQTSQAHCPMCRREWQFKG; from the exons ATGGCACGGTATTGTTTCGTGGACTTGGGATGCTCAAGATGAAACGTGTGGGATCTGTAGAATGGCCTTTGATGGATGTTGTCCAGACTGTAAACTTCCAGGGGATGACTGTCCTCTGA TTTGGGGTGTATGCAATCATGCGTTTCATTTGCACTGTATCCTGAAATGGGTTAATTCTCAAACATCACAAGCGCATTGCCCCATGTGCCGTCGTGAATGGCAGTTTAAAGGATAA